The genomic region AATGAAAATGAGATACCAGACATACTGAGGCTCTACATTGAGCAGAGGGGTATTGTGCCGCAGAGGGGTCAGCAGGGAGAGCAGGGTGAAGTACCAAGATTCATGTAATTAAAAATCCCCTGCCCACTATTTCTCACTAATTTCATTTAAATAATCCTTAATTATCTGGATAGCGTCCTTACCAAACATCTTAATAATCAAACCAATGTGCTCCCTAATAATCTCGCTCTTTACCTCATATGGTATTGATAGCTCATAGACGAACTGCCTAACATTGTTAATGACCTTCTCACGCTTATTAATGAACCCCCTAGTGTACAATCTACTCAATACTGTAAGCACCGTGGTGTAGGCAGTCTTCCTACCCCTCTTGGTTAATTCTTCCCATATGGTCATTGCCGTGGCCTCCTTAAGCTCATTAAGTATGCCAATAACCTCAGCCTCAAGTGGTCCAATCATCAATAGAAGTCGTCTTCTACGCTCACTTTGCTCCATCATATGGGTTTACACGTGTAGTTTTATAAACCTAACACACAGATCTAAAGCTTACCAACTTTAATATCTAGCCTAACCTTATACACATATGGAGCATAATCCCTAACAACCCTCCTATTAACGACTTGGCACTCATAACCTAACTCATCACAGTAGCTCTTAACCAAGCCCTCGGCCTCACCATAAGGATTCTCCTCAGCGCCCAGGTGATAAAAATGAACAATACCACCATCCCTAACGCACATCAATGACTGCCTGAGGAATTTATGGGCACCCAGGGGAAGGGTTAGTATAATCCTATCAACACCGCAGAATAACCCCATTAATCTTGCGGCATCACCGAGTA from Vulcanisaeta distributa DSM 14429 harbors:
- a CDS encoding BlaI/MecI/CopY family transcriptional regulator, with product MMEQSERRRRLLLMIGPLEAEVIGILNELKEATAMTIWEELTKRGRKTAYTTVLTVLSRLYTRGFINKREKVINNVRQFVYELSIPYEVKSEIIREHIGLIIKMFGKDAIQIIKDYLNEISEK